A section of the Archocentrus centrarchus isolate MPI-CPG fArcCen1 unplaced genomic scaffold, fArcCen1 scaffold_45_ctg1, whole genome shotgun sequence genome encodes:
- the LOC115777232 gene encoding retinal guanylyl cyclase 2-like, producing MQLPWFLGTWLWLLCITEVWAATFKMALVGPWSCDPLFSRAMPTAAATLALSRLRSDSSLSRGYWYDVKVLDEDCSTSKALISFGDFEGYGHAYIGPFNPALCHAASLLAEHWEAGLASPGCLDADWPNLPPLTPPSKVLFTVLRFFGWAHVSVITAPSDLWESTGQEVASALRAMGLPIGPVVTMETGGKGGAREALNEIREADKVKVVIMCMSSILIGGEDQKELLLTALDMGMVSDGYVFIPYDALLYAMPYQDTVFNQLTNSTQLRHAYSAVLTVTMASDQSFYEAFREAQISREIRPGVSAKEVSPLFGTIFNMVYFVAKAVEERRQTGGGHWVTGNQLIQSDGGFDFQGFNQVLYGGKEGHGLQASYVVLDSDGDRLVPTHSLSPTHTDGMTGGLRPLSRSFTFPGGKPPSASFCWFNPDEACSGGMGAVTVLFLFLLFCALLGGLFFWSRNNKRAVKSTKMILTLDDIVFIDTQVSRKKLNDESIMKSLLEIKTPIRSIARSYILTTPESSNIGILEGDWVWLKKFCIGKIATEANQNTQNMFSQLREMRHENLNLYLGLFVDSGIFALVVEHCPRGSLADLLADSNVRLDWMFKSSLIMDLIKGMKYLHLRGVTHGRLKSTNCLVDGRFVLKITDYGLPMIFESQGISIPEESQGKNTNMFKMC from the exons ATGCAGCTTCCCTGGTTTCTAGGCACGTGGCTGTGGTTGTTATGCATCACAGAGGTTTGGGCAGCGACCTTCAAGATGGCCTTGGTTGGTCCGTGGTCATGTGACCCATTGTTTTCCCGGGCAATGCCAACAGCAGCGGCCACTCTGGCACTGTCCCGGTTACGGAGTGACAGCAGTCTCAGCAGAGGGTACTGGTATGATGTCAAAGTTCTGGATGAGGACTGCTCCACCTCCAAAG CTCTGATCAGTTTTGGGGACTTTGAAGGTTATGGCCATGCCTACATTGGACCCTTTAACCCTGCCCTCTGTCATGCTGCCTCCTTATTGGCTGAGCATTGGGAGGCAGGGCTTGCCTCTCCTGGTTGTCTAGATGCTGACTGGCCAAACCTGCCACCACTGACTCCTCCCAGCAAAGTCCTGTTCACTGTGCTCAGATTCTTTGGTTGGGCGCATGTCAGcgtcatcacag CTCCCTCTGATCTTTGGGAGAGCACCGGGCAGGAAGTGGCCTCTGCACTCCGGGCTATGGGTCTACCAATTGGGCCAGTGGTTACCATGGAAACGGGGGGCAAAGGCGGCGCTCGGGAGGCACTGAATGAAATCAGAGAGGCTGACAAGGTCAAAG TGGTCATCATGTGCATGAGTTCCATCCTAATTGGTGGAGAGGATCAGAAGGAGCTCCTGCTGACTGCTCTAGACATGGGGATGGTTTCTGATGGTTACGTGTTTATTCCCTATGATGCTCTGCTGTATGCCATGCCCTATCAG GACACAGTCTTCAACCAGCTGACCAATAGCACGCAACTTCGTCATGCCTACAGCGCTGTTCTTACTGTTACCATGGCATCTGACCAGAGTTTCTATGAAGCTTTTCGTGAGGCTCAAATCAGCCGAGAGATTCGCCCTGGTGTTTCTGCCAAAGAG GTTTCTCCTTTGTTTGGGACCATTTTCAACATGGTCTACTTTGTTGCAAAGGCAGTGGAAGAGCGTCGTCAGACAGGAGGTGGACATTGGGTGACAGGCAATCAGCTCATCCAGTCAGATGGAGGCTTTGATTTCCAGGGCTTCAATCAG GTGTTGTATGGAGGCAAAGAGGGGCATGGCTTGCAGGCCAGCTATGTGGTGTTGGACAGTGATGGTGACCGTCTTGTCCCGACACACTCGCTCTCTCCGACACACACTGATGGGATGACTGGAGGTCTGAGACCCCTGAGTCGCTCCTTCACTTTTCCTGGCGGAAAACCCCCCTCAGCCAGCTTCTGTTGGTTTAATCCAGATGAGGCCTGCAGTGGAG GTATGGGTGCTGTAACAgtgctcttcctcttcctgttgttCTGTGCTTTGCTTGGAGGACTTTTCTTTTGGAGCAG GAACAATAAGAGAGCAGTGAAAAGCACCAAAATGATCCTTACTCTGGATGATATCGTCTTCATCGACACCCAAGTCAGCAGGAAG AAACTGAATGATGAGTCGATCATGAAGAGTCTTTTGGAAATTAAAACTCCAATACGATCGATTGCTCGAAGTTACATCCTCACAACGCCTGAGAGCTCCAACATCGGGATACTGGAG GGAGACTGGGTTTGGTTAAAGAAGTTTTGCATTGGAAAAATAGCAACAGAGGCCAATCAAAACACCCAGAATATGTTCAGCCAG TTGCGGGAGATGCGACATGAGAACCTGAACCTGTACCTGGGTCTGTTTGTGGACTCAGGGATCTTTGCTCTGGTGGTTGAACACTGCCCTCGAGGAAGTCTGGCAGACCTGCTGGCTGACAGCAATGTGAGGCTGGACTGGATGTTCAAGTCCTCACTGATAATGGATCTCATTAAG